The genomic region TGATGCATTCCATTTTGATTTTAAATAACCCGGTATTGCAGACCAGCCTGCTCCAACTAATGATGCTATTAATATTACAACAATTGGAGTTATTATCGGTATTGATGGAAAATAAATTGCTGCACCCGTTGCTATTGCTGCACCTAAAAACAATTGACCTTCTGCACCAATATTAAAATGTTTAGCAGTAAATATCAAAGATACTGCAAGACCGGTAATCATAATAGGAACACTTTCGTTTATCCATTGAATAAAACCTCTTAAATTAAATACCCAATGTCCTCTTCTATGTTTTAAAATAGGAGATATTAAAAATGTTCTAAAAGCATCATTTGCATCTTTTATTGCAGATTTTAATTTATCAAAAAATGCCATATCTCCTTTTGGAAATACTGTTATTAAAATTAATACATATCCTAATAATAACGCAATACCTATGGCAATAGCTGTTCTATATACTTCATATCTCTTTGTTGACTTCATACTAAATCACCCATTTCTTCTTTAGACATTTTTTTAATTCCAAGCATATACTCACCTAAAATTTCTTCATTAATTTTCTTAACATCTTCAAAATGAGCAACAAATTCCCCATGATATATTACTAATATTCTATCTGATACTTCTAATAATTCTGTTAAATCTGAAGACACTAATAACACAGCTACATTGTTATCTCTTTCTTTAACTAATCTTCTCCTAATAAAATCAGCTGCTGCTATATCAATACCCCTTGTTGGTTGATCTGCAATAATAATCTTTGAATTAGATGTAAATTCTCTTGCAACAACAACCTTTTGAATATTTCCTCCAGACAGCATTTTTACAGCTGTTTTAGGACCATCTGTTCTAATATCAAATTCTTTTATCATTTTTTTTGCAAATTCGGTAATCTTATTGTATTTTAATACGCCTTTTTTAGAAAATGGTTCACTTTCAAATCTATCACTAATTAAGTTTTCTTCTATTGTATCTTCTTTTGATACTCCATAAAGCATCCTATCAGCAGGAATAAAACTCATTCCCGTTTTTCTAAATTCATGAGGATTATCTGCATTCATCATGTCTTTACCAAAAATAAAAATTTCGCCTTTTTCTGGTTTATCCATACCTGTTATAATATCAACTAATTCTGTTTGGCCATTTCCTTCAACACCAGCTATTCCCAGTATTTCTCCTTCTCTTAGTTTTAAATTTAAACCTTTAAGCATTTTTACTCCATCAAATCTTGTGTATTCCAAATTTTTTGCTTCTAATACAACTTTTCCTGGTTTTGCTGGTTCTTTTTCTATTTCTATATCAACATCTCTTCCAACCATCATTCTGGACATATCTTTTTCTGTAATATCTTTAACTTCTGCCTCTCCTATAGTTTTTCCACGTCTTAAAACAGTAATTCTATCAGCAATTTCTTTAACCTCATTTAATTTATGAGTTATAAATATTACTGTTTTTCCTGCTTTAGTTAAACTCTTTAAAGCTTTAAATAATTCTACTGTTTCTTGTGGTGTTAATACAGCAGTTGGTTCATCTAAAATAATTAAATCTGCACCTCTAACAAGTGTTTTTATAATCTCTACTCTTTGTTTCATACCTACACTAATATCCTTAACTTTTTCATTTAGAGGAACAGGTAATCCATATTTATTCATTTCTTTTTCTACAAATTCAACAGACTTTTTTAAGTCTATTGATAATCCTTTTCTTGGTTCCATACCAAGAACAACATTTTCAACAACAGTTAAGGATGGAACCAACATAAAATGTTGATGAACCATACCTATACCTAATTCTATAGCTTTATATGGTGAATTAATATGCACTAATTCACCATTATAATAAATTTCTCCTTCTGTTGGTTTTTCAAAACCAAATAAAATTTTCATCAGAGTACTCTTTCCAGCACCATTTTCTCCTAACAATGCATGAATTTCACCTTTTTTTACCTTCAAATTTACTCCTTTATTTGCAGTAACTCCATTAGGATATACTTTCCATATATTTCTCATCTCAAGAACAAATTCGCTCATTCTTCTCACCTTTCTTAATAGAAAATTTTAATTTCAGATATAATCAAATGAAAATTTCAGAAAAATATGAATATTGTTTGGCTTTCATATAAGAAAATTTATAAAAATAATGTGATGAGCCATTGGAAATTCCCGAAAAAATGTGAATGAAGCCTGGCAATTTTGCATGGATGCAAAATTGAGCGAAACCGAACATGGATGTGAGTTTGAGCGACAGGCGATAATAAGCATTTTTGAGGAATATGAATTTTCACCTGGCGAAGAACATTGTTTTATAATTTTCTTTAACTTTAATAAAACAGGGGCTTTAAATAGCCCCCATCTTCTCAAATATTATATGACTTATTTATTATTATGGTCTTACAGAATTTCTAATTTTATTTAACTCTTCGTTACTCATTCCATATGCGGTTGGAACCTTAATTTCTCCTCTAATTATACCTAATTCTATATCCTTTAATTTTACCAATACCCATGGATCAGATTTCATAATTTCTCTAAAGTATTTATTATCTGCTAAACCTATACCTTTTTCCTTCAACCCTAATGCTTCTGCTTTACCTACAGGCATTTTACCTTCTAAATATAGTTTAACTGCTCTATATAATGAATAATCAACATTTTTCATCATTGAAGATAATGTGTGATTAACAATATCCATATCTTTTTCTTCATACAATAATTGCATGTCTGAGTCAACACCAATTGCCCATCTATCCATTTCTTTTGCTGCTGCTAAAACACCATTCCCTGTTTCACCAGCTACTGCAAATACAACATCTGCACCTTGCCTATACATGGATAATGTAAATTCTTTACCTTTTGCAGGATCATTCCATGCTCCAACATAAGAAATTAATACTTTTATTTCTGGATCAATATATTTTGCACCTTCTATATAACCTACTAAGAAATCGTTTATAACTGGAATATCCATACCACCTAAAAACCCTATAACTTTCTTATCAGGAACAGAATATTTGAATTTCTTTGATTCAGATACTAATGCTGCCATTGCACCAGCTAAAAATGATCCTTCATTTTGTTTATATGTAATTGAATATACATTTTGAAGATTTCCTTTTGAATAGTCAACTGCATCATCAAAAATCACATATTTTTGATCTGGATATAATGGAGCAATTCTCTCTAATAATTCAACCATTTGCCATGTCCCAACTATTATAATATCATACTCACCACTATCAGAGATATCTTCTAATGTTGGTTCCCATTCAGCAGGATTATATCCCATTTCAATAACTTTTGTTTCTACACCTAATTTTTCTTCTGCCCATTTCATACCTCTAGCTGCAGAATCAAAAAATGATTTATCACCCAACGTTCCATTAATTAACAATGCTACTTTTACTTTACCAAATAATGTTAATGACAATACAGCAATTAATAACACTACCAAAATCTTTTTCATACAAACCCCTCCTTTTTCTGATACTTTAATTTTACTACAATTTTATATTTTTTCCAATTTGCCTAATCGACAAATAAATCCACATATTCCTGTTTATTAACATTAACAAGTCCATTATTTGTTATTTTCAAATGTGGTATAACTGCTAACTGAACAAATGAAAGCGTCATAAATGTTGCATCTATTCCACCTAATTTTTTCATTTCACCTTCTAAATGTTCCAATTCTTCAACAACCTCTTCTAATTCTTTATCAGCCATTAATCCAGCTATCGGTAATGGGAGTTTTGCTAATATTTTTCCATTCTCAACCACAACCATTCCACCATTCATATTTTCTATTTCTTTTGCCGCTGTATACATATCTTCATCATTTGTCCCAATTATACCTATGTTATGTGCATCGTGTCCAACGCTTGTTCCAACTGCTCCACTTTTTATACCAAATCCTTTAATAAAACCTAAAGAAAAATTGGTTCCTGTATGCCTTTCAAAAATAGCGATTTTTAAAATATCTCTTTCTACATCAGGAACAACATATCCATTTT from Marinitoga aeolica harbors:
- a CDS encoding ABC transporter ATP-binding protein, coding for MSEFVLEMRNIWKVYPNGVTANKGVNLKVKKGEIHALLGENGAGKSTLMKILFGFEKPTEGEIYYNGELVHINSPYKAIELGIGMVHQHFMLVPSLTVVENVVLGMEPRKGLSIDLKKSVEFVEKEMNKYGLPVPLNEKVKDISVGMKQRVEIIKTLVRGADLIILDEPTAVLTPQETVELFKALKSLTKAGKTVIFITHKLNEVKEIADRITVLRRGKTIGEAEVKDITEKDMSRMMVGRDVDIEIEKEPAKPGKVVLEAKNLEYTRFDGVKMLKGLNLKLREGEILGIAGVEGNGQTELVDIITGMDKPEKGEIFIFGKDMMNADNPHEFRKTGMSFIPADRMLYGVSKEDTIEENLISDRFESEPFSKKGVLKYNKITEFAKKMIKEFDIRTDGPKTAVKMLSGGNIQKVVVAREFTSNSKIIIADQPTRGIDIAAADFIRRRLVKERDNNVAVLLVSSDLTELLEVSDRILVIYHGEFVAHFEDVKKINEEILGEYMLGIKKMSKEEMGDLV
- a CDS encoding BMP family ABC transporter substrate-binding protein translates to MKKILVVLLIAVLSLTLFGKVKVALLINGTLGDKSFFDSAARGMKWAEEKLGVETKVIEMGYNPAEWEPTLEDISDSGEYDIIIVGTWQMVELLERIAPLYPDQKYVIFDDAVDYSKGNLQNVYSITYKQNEGSFLAGAMAALVSESKKFKYSVPDKKVIGFLGGMDIPVINDFLVGYIEGAKYIDPEIKVLISYVGAWNDPAKGKEFTLSMYRQGADVVFAVAGETGNGVLAAAKEMDRWAIGVDSDMQLLYEEKDMDIVNHTLSSMMKNVDYSLYRAVKLYLEGKMPVGKAEALGLKEKGIGLADNKYFREIMKSDPWVLVKLKDIELGIIRGEIKVPTAYGMSNEELNKIRNSVRP